Within the Marinobacter qingdaonensis genome, the region GCGGCAGTTTGCATGAAGAATTGAAACAGTTGGCAGAGCAACTGTCGTTGACCGATCGGGTGTTTTTTATTCCAACCGTTCCCTTGGCGGAGCTTCCGTTTTTCACAGCCTCTGCCGATATTGGTGTTCAACCTATTGAGAACACCTGCCTGAACCACTTCACCACGGATTCAAACAAGTTGTTCGAGTACGTGGTTGCGCGGCTGCCCGTCATCGCTTCAGATCTTCCGGAGATTGCCAGGGTTGTGCGCGAGCATGATCTCGGCCTGCTTGTGAAACCCGGGGATTCGGATGCCTTGGTCGATGCGCTGAATCGTCTGGTGGATGACCCAGAGCTACGCACCTATTACTCCGGGCGAGCTGAGCGCGCTGCCAGTACCCTGAATTGGGAAGGGCAGGAACAGTCCCTGGTCGCGATGTATGAACGCATCCTGGGGCAAGCATCGGAATGAAGGGAGTTTCCAACAAAGCGCCTCGTCGCCTGCTGCTGGTGACGTACTATTATCCACCGGATTTATCCGCTGGCTCATTCAGGGCCAGGGCGTTGGCCGATGCTCTCCTGATTGCCGATCCAAGTTTGAAGCTTGACATCATCACCACAGAGCCAAACCGGTATCAGCGTCATCGTTCATCTGCTACACCGGAGGGTGCGCCATCTTATCGCGTTACACGTGTCCCTTTGCCACGTAAACGTCATGGACTGGCCGGGCAAATGCTCTCATTCCTGGCCTTTGCCAACGGTGTCAGAAAACAGGTGGCTGACCATCAGTACGACCTGGTCATTGCGACTTCCTCCCGGTTGATGACCGCCTGTCTGGGCTCGTGGGTCAGTGGCAGAGCCCGCTGCCCATTGTATCTGGATATCCGCGATATTTTTGTGGAGACTCTGGATGATGTTTTTCCCGGGCCTTTGCTTTGGCCCGTCCGGCGTTTTTTCTCCCTTATGGAGCGCTGGCCGCTACGGCGGGCGCGCCGGGTGAATCTGGTTTCGGAAGGCTTTTTACCTTACTTCCGGAAGCGATACACGCGCCGGCATTATGCGTTGTTTACCAATGGCATAGATGAGCAGTTTGTTGAGCTTGCGGGCCGATTACCACCGGCGCTGCCGTGTGAGCTCAATGGCAAGCCGCCGCATCTGGTGTATGCCGGCAATATCGGTGACGGCCAGGGCCTTGAGAAAATCCTGCCGGCTCTCGCCGCCACCCTTGGAGAGCGCGTGCGATTCACGGTCGTTGGGGATGGTGGTGCCCGGGCCAGGTTGCTGGCGGAATGCAAGAGGCTTGCTGTCGACATTACCGTGCGGGACCCCATGCCGCGCAACGAGCTGTTGGCGGTCTATGAGTCCGCAGATGTCTTGTTCCTCCACCTGAACGATTACCCTGCCTTTGAAAGGGTATTGCCGTCCAAGTTGTTCGAGTACGCTGCCACAGGCAAACCGATTTTGGCCGGCGTGGGCGGTTACGCAAGAACGTTCATCGATCGGGAGTTGCCGGGCGTTAGGGTATTTGCACCGTGTGATGTATCGGAGGGGGCCGCTGCGTTCGAGCGGCTATCCCTTGAGTTGACCGACCGCTCTGCCTTTGTGGCACGATTCAGCCGCCGGGGAATCATGGCCAGAATGGCAGAGGATATTCTGGGTTGTCTGCCGGAGCCAGAAAATGACTGAGCGAATTCTAATAACTGGTGCGAACGGCTTTGTCGGCAAAGCCCTATGTAAGTATTTCGTAGCCCATGGCTACCGTGTGCGTGGGGTTGTGCGTGGTAAGAAACGGCCGTTGGCTGATGTTGAGTATGCTCCCATCCATGATCTCGCATCCGTCAGCCGCGCGGAATGGACCGGGCTGCTGGACGATGTTCAGGTGGTCATTCATTGTGCCGCTCTCGTACACCAGATGCAGGGGGTGGCTGACCCCGATGAATACTACCGCGTCAACACTGCCGCGACCGCAACGCTTGCTGAGGCCGCCGCAGATGCAGGCGTTTCCCGCTTTATTTTTTTGAGCACGGCCAAAGTGCTCGGAGAGTTCACAAGGCCCGGTCGGCCATTTCGCGCCGACGACTCAGCAAACCCCCAAGATGACTATGCGCGTTCGAAGTGGCTGGCGGAGCAGGCCTTGACAGAATCAGGG harbors:
- a CDS encoding glycosyltransferase family 4 protein; translated protein: MKGVSNKAPRRLLLVTYYYPPDLSAGSFRARALADALLIADPSLKLDIITTEPNRYQRHRSSATPEGAPSYRVTRVPLPRKRHGLAGQMLSFLAFANGVRKQVADHQYDLVIATSSRLMTACLGSWVSGRARCPLYLDIRDIFVETLDDVFPGPLLWPVRRFFSLMERWPLRRARRVNLVSEGFLPYFRKRYTRRHYALFTNGIDEQFVELAGRLPPALPCELNGKPPHLVYAGNIGDGQGLEKILPALAATLGERVRFTVVGDGGARARLLAECKRLAVDITVRDPMPRNELLAVYESADVLFLHLNDYPAFERVLPSKLFEYAATGKPILAGVGGYARTFIDRELPGVRVFAPCDVSEGAAAFERLSLELTDRSAFVARFSRRGIMARMAEDILGCLPEPEND
- a CDS encoding NAD-dependent epimerase/dehydratase family protein; this translates as MTERILITGANGFVGKALCKYFVAHGYRVRGVVRGKKRPLADVEYAPIHDLASVSRAEWTGLLDDVQVVIHCAALVHQMQGVADPDEYYRVNTAATATLAEAAADAGVSRFIFLSTAKVLGEFTRPGRPFRADDSANPQDDYARSKWLAEQALTESGIRTDMDVVIIRPPLIYGSGVGGNFELLMKLVEKGLPLPFGSVDNKRSLLAINNLVDVLGLCLRKSESLSGTYLVSDGNDVSTRDLVTAMAMSTGKSVRLFPCPVTVLRVIGACLGKKTVIDRLCGDLSVECAPIQRALDWHPRHSLQTVLAYKEP